In Biomphalaria glabrata chromosome 11, xgBioGlab47.1, whole genome shotgun sequence, the following proteins share a genomic window:
- the LOC106070584 gene encoding activin receptor type-2A-like, whose product MWFIQLNWLKLLAFSALIIVLCESKVHKGTSKCEKMDCTQGKNCVSSIEVCTNLTAESQGQKISLDEPHNHMLCFASWMTPNGSYEPVMVKKGCWMNDEVCIGQTECLEERFSSPIFFCCCDGDLCNREFHHRPKENKERKKSVLVEPGYTKQVPEQQLIKTILYSIVPILGVFLLVVTIFFMWRRHQRHVGHTQLPTVDPSLAPTPSQSSLNLQLLELKAKGRYGSVWKAQLPDQYVAVKIFPLQDKQSWMSEIDIYNLPHMKQENILHFIGSERREDTLNTELWLVTEFHEKGSLCDYLKANTVTWAQLCHIGQTMTRGLAYLHDEIPSPIHSQAKPAVAHRDFKSKNVLLKQDLTACIADFGLALKFEPGKGFNETHPQVGTRRYMAPEVLEGAICFNRDSFLRIDMYACGLVIWELMTRCTGDGPVKEYHLPFEAEVGLQPTLEEMQTLVVTQKVRPAINPSWEKHPGLSKLISTVEECWDQDAEARLSAGCVLERLGQLSRNVNSGSEGQLIDQLLSSTPLVSHQPQHMYTSSYVPNTAVIDMGRDSMLTSDSYLNSC is encoded by the exons ATGTGGTTTATTCAACTGAATTGGCTTAAACTTCTAGCATTTAGTGCTCTGATTATTGTTTTATGTG AGAGTAAAGTTCATAAAGGAACATCAAAATGTGAGAAAATGGATTGTACCCAGGGCAAAAATTGTGTCAGCTCGATAGAGGTCTGCACCAATCTGACAGCTGAGTCACAGGGACAAAAAATTTCACTGGACGAACCACACAATCACATGCTCTGTTTTGCTTCTTGGATGACTCCTAACGGTTCCTATGAACCAGTGATGGTAAAAAAAGGCTGCTGGATGAATGATGAGGT TTGCATCGGCCAGACAGAATGCTTAGAAGAACGTTTTAGTTcgcccatttttttttgttgctgtgaTGGAGATCTTTGCAACAGAGAATTTCACCATCGCCCTAAGGAGAACAAAGAACGCAAAAAATCTGTATTGGTGGAACCAGGCTACACTAAGCAGGTTCCTGAGCAGCAGCTTATCAAAACCATTCTATACTCAATAGTTCCTATTTTAGGAGTTTTCTTATTGGTGGTCACCATATTTTTCATGTGGCGTCGTCATCAAAGGCACGTGGGTCACACACAGTTGCCAACTGTGGACCCCAGTCTGGCACCAACGCCATCTCAGTCTTCACTTAACCTTCAGCTTCTGGAACTCAAAGCTAAAGGTCGATATGGCTCAGTGTGGAAAGCACAGCTGCCTGATCA GTATGTAGCTGTCAAAATTTTCCCACTTCAAGATAAACAGTCATGGATGTCAGAGATTGACATTTACAATCTACCTCACATGAAACAGgaaaatattcttcattttattGGATCAGAAAGAAGGGAGGATACTCTAAACACAGAACTTTGGCTTGTCACAGAGTTTCATGAGAAAG GATCTCTGTGTGACTACCTCAAGGCCAACACAGTGACATGGGCTCAGCTGTGCCACATTGGTCAGACCATGACCAGAGGCCTTGCGTACCTACATGATGAGATTCCGTCTCCTATACACTCCCAGGCCAAGCCTGCCGTTGCCCACAGAGATTTCAAGAGTAAGAACGTCCTTCTGAAGCAGGACCTGACAGCCTGCATTGCTGACTTTGGGCTAGCTTTGAAGTTTGAGCCTGGGAAAGGATTTAATGAAACACATCCACAG GTTGGCACACGACGCTATATGGCACCTGAGGTCCTGGAGGGAGCCATTTGTTTCAACAGGGACTCGTTTCTTAGAATTGACATGTATGCCTGTGGATTGGTTATTTGGGAACTTATGACTCGTTGCACTGGTGATG GTCCTGTGAAGGAGTATCATCTTCCATTTGAGGCAGAAGTTGGTCTTCAGCCAACTCTAGAGGAGATGCAGACTTTGGTGGTCACTCAGAAAGTAAGACCAGCCATAAACCCTTCTTGGGAGAAGCATCCA GGACTGTCAAAACTAATTTCAACTGTTGAAGAATGCTGGGATCAGGATGCAGAGGCCCGCTTGTCAGCAGGCTGTGTGCTAGAGCGCCTGGGCCAGCTCTCCCGCAATGTCAACTCTGGTAGTGAGGGGCAACTCATTGACCAGTTACTTTCATCAACACCGCTGGTATCCCATCAGCCCCAGCACATGTACACCTCTTCCTACGTGCCTAATACTGCTGTCATAGACATGGGCAGGGACTCCATGCTCACCTCAGACTCTTATTTGAATTCATGCTAA
- the LOC106070583 gene encoding uncharacterized protein LOC106070583, protein MISSTSLRSPQKTCGLFDTGFAGGAHDVTSQDSNDISDLFSDSATYSIDNPGTSKLDLGNDNFLMDSWDLLDPLGDLEADHLGNDSLDAFINLDTILAGENLFDVTAEVSPVIDISPGNMKQAIGEMSIQTSSTETANTTVVKEIPLLTSRKRKLSNTKTKETVLKTSMFEIPARLEKKVAAVDTQLDHDYTAKLLKLSQDNTSTSQFNNLSHDSEYSSSSITQGQECGITDKQAVRRMKNNVASKRSREQRKQKFVEMDQEAEDLIVANETLRKKIVELEKLAQEMKAQLVAKMSGK, encoded by the exons ATGATATCCAGCACTTCCCTACGTTCGCCTCAGAAGACATGTGGCCTATTTGACACAG GCTTTGCTGGTGGCGCCCATGATGTCACCAGCCAGGACTCCAATGATATCAGTGATCTATTTTCTGACTCTGCCACTTACAGCATAGATAATCCTGGAACTTCTAAATTGGATTTAGGGAATGATAATTTTTTGATGGATAGCTGGGATCTCCTTGACCCTCTTGGAGATTTAGAGGCTGATCATCTTGGCAACGACAGCCTGGATGCATTTATAAACTTAGACACAATTCTAGCAGGA gAAAATTTGTTTGATGTGACTGCAGAAGTAAGTCCAGTAATCGACATATCACCAGGCAACATGAAACAAGCTATTGGTGAAATGAGTATACAAACAAGCTCGACAGAAACTGCTAACACAACTGTTGTTAAGGAAATACCATTACTTACATCTCGAAAACGTAAATTAtcaaatactaaaacaaaagagACTGTACTTAAGACaagtatgtttgaaatccctgcaagacttgaaaaaaaagtagcagcgGTCGACACACAGCTTGATCATGATTACACTGCCAAATTATTAAAGCTCTCTCAAGATAATACCtcaacttctcaattcaataatttAAGCCACGATTCGGAGTACAGCTCAAGCTCTATAACGCAGGGTCAAGAATGTGGTATCACTGATAAACAAGCTGTTAGGAGGATGAAAAACAACGTTGCCTCTAAACGATCAAGAGAACAGCGGAAACAAAAATTTGTGGAAATGGACCAAGAGGCAGAAGATCTAATAGTAGCTAATGAAACATTGAGGAAGAAAATAGTTGAACTTGAAAAGTTGGCTCAAGAAATGAAAGCACAGTTGGTTGCCAAAATGTCTGGGAAATAA